GAACTCGGCCTTACCCTCGAAGGCCGCATGCCCATCGAAGGCGAATGGGCCGGCCGCGTCACCGGAGTGCGCGGCCAGCGCGTCGAGATCGCCATGATGCGCACCCCCGACGGCCACAGCCGCCTCGAGCTCTCGCGCTTCGACGCCCCCGCCATCGCGTCCGATCACCGCACAGCCCCCGTGAACTCGTTGGGATACCTGCGCGTCATGTTCACCGTCGAGGACATCGAAGACACCCTCGCCCGGCTCAGCAAGCTCGGTGCGACGGTGGTCGATGAAGTCGTCAATTACGAAGACATCTACCGGCTCTGCTACATCCGGGGTCCCGAAGGAATTCTCATCGGGCTCGCCCAACAGCTCCGGCAGCAGACCTCCCGAGAGAATCCCATGGAACGTAAGCCTTGAGAACTCAGGCGCTGGCGTCTAACAACCGGTTGCAGCGGACGGTCCGCTGCGCGGCCCGCCGCTGAACCGGAGCGTTAGGCGCGGCATGAACGAGGAGCACGCGTTCCGAAGTCTGCACAGGTACTTCACAGGCTTCCTCGAGCGCGCGGCGGCACCCACGAAAGGAGAACCGAATTGGGAAAGATCATCGTCACCGAAAACGTCACGCTCGACGGCGTCATCCAGGACCCGGCCGGTGACGAGGG
This genomic stretch from Candidatus Krumholzibacteriia bacterium harbors:
- a CDS encoding VOC family protein, which produces ELGLTLEGRMPIEGEWAGRVTGVRGQRVEIAMMRTPDGHSRLELSRFDAPAIASDHRTAPVNSLGYLRVMFTVEDIEDTLARLSKLGATVVDEVVNYEDIYRLCYIRGPEGILIGLAQQLRQQTSRENPMERKP